The DNA window TTCAGGATTTTTATCACAGGGTAACAATTTTGGTTTCTTTTTCATGACTGCCTGGCGACCGCCGACAAGATATTTTGTTTTAGTATTCTTGATATCCTTCACGGGGACCAATCGAAGAAGATCAGCACCGATACATTCCGCGATACTTTCTGCCAGGTAATGAGTATTTTCCTCAAGAGAATAATAGACAACTAAGCTTTTCACAAAAACTCCTTTTGGGATTCTTGTTGATTCTGTTCGATCGCCTTTTTTGTCAGACAATCCGGACACAGACAATCATATTGGCCATCAACATCAATTGGTGGAAAGGATTCGCACCAGCATATTCTATCATCATTTGCATAGCACGGGAATTCCTTCCCGCAGACCGGGCATGTTTTAATCTTCATAATGATATTTCGGTTTTCCCTCTTTATGAATGAACTCAATCGAATATTCTTGTGGTAATTTAGGTATAAGAAACCAATGCCGAAAAACATTCATGCCACACCCGCCGCCATAATGCTCGATGATCGTAATAATATATGTGTTAGAGAGTGTATCAATTTCTACATCATACGAAAACGAAGCAACACAATCAGCCCAGCTCTCATCTCCCGTTAGTACGAAACGATTAAAATCTATAACTGGTGGTGTTTCTTCAAGCCAGGTATATTTTTCTTGAAGCGCTGTGATTATTGAATCATATTGTGATTGTGTATCAATAATCTTTGGTTCGATCAATGAGTCATAACGGCCTAGGTTTACAGAAAAGATGCCGGTGCGTGTGTAGGTTGAATCAGATTTATCTGCATTCACGTATGGAGAAATCAATAACAAAAACAAACAAAGTGTATAAAAAACTCTCATTGGATATATATCCTGTTTTTCTTAATAAACAAAATTATCATACTGCCCGTAATGAGGAGGTTCTGCTCCAAATTCAATAAATCCAAGATCGGGTGCTGAGTCGGAATATCGATCGGTAATATTCGGGATATAGGTTCCTGCATTGAGCGCATTTCCATTACCAGAAAGTCGTAAATCTATCGATGATGGATCGTACGTTGTTTTATCGTCGGGAATGCTAATGTTATTGAAAATTGAATAATCAACCAGCACACCATGTCCCTCCTGACCTGTTTTATTGTTGAACTCACTCAGATCGGACAAGCGAAACCAAGTTTTGCGGTTATCCCTGCTCCACTTGAACATGAGCTCCTGCCCGGGAATTCTGAAATAGCCATTATAGTCGAGGATAGTTCTTTCATCAGGAGATCCGGTTGCAACAGAATAGGAGGAAGCACCAAGGAAAAGATTGTTCATGATCTGTGCATTCTGCCATATAGGATCAGACCAGAAAGCCCTTTCAGAACCAACAAATGTATTATTGAATATGCACAATCCAGAGGGCCAATTGTGGAGTTTTAACGGAATTCTCACATTATATAACGCATTCCTGAAAATATAAACTGGTCCTCCATAAACCGGTTGCGTGCTTATACCAACGTGTGAATTTGTAATTCTATTATTCCATACGCGTACATTATAGTAGCTGAAATCAGTTTCGATGCAGTCATCTGCTGCATTATAGAGATCGTTATTGTAAAAATCGATGCACATATTGTGCGGTTCATACCAAGGCTCGGGCTCCTCGAGGTTACTGATGGTAACACAATCCCAGAAATTGTGAACGGTATTATAGCAAACTACATGCCCTATTCCATCTACGATTACACCGGTGCAGGTCCCGTATTTTTTCTTTACTCCGTCTCTGTCTGACCATTCATCGACCCGTCCCATGATATGGTTGTTTGCAATTACCCAGTTTCTGGTTTTTGTAAATGAAGCTATCCCATAGTGGATATCGAAGATCGTACAATTCTTCACGACAATACCATCAGCATCATTACCTTTTATTGCGGTAAATCCATTTCTTATTGTGAGATTTTCAAAATGTATGTAACTTTTTCCGGACACATCAAATATCTTACCTTCTGTTCCTTTGCCGTCAAAAATGGCTTCACCCTCTGAAGAACCGCGAATGATGATGGGATTGTTTTTTGAACCACCAAGAAGAAATTCGTATGTGCCGAAGTAAGTGCCGGGATGAATGAGAACAAGAGTTCCTCCAGTTAACTGATGAAGGATATCACTCAGATTTGAATAAGAAGGTTTTTGTTTTTCGCCAGGAAAATTCTCCGGATAGAGATGGAGAATTTTTTGTGGACTCATGTTTTCTTCTGGTGATCGAGTACTTACCTCAATCGTTTTTTCTTTATAAAATCCATCCGGGTCATTGAGTTTCAATTGAACTTCATATAGAGTTGCTGGTTCTAATTGCAGGATACTGCCGGAAAAGAGATTTCCTGTTTTGAATGGATCAAATTCCCGGTTAACTATATCACCGTCGATACGTATGAGAGGTAAGGCAAATTTCCAATCACGGGAATCTTTCTTCTTATATTGAATCATAACCGAAGCATTGAGATTTTCATCACCTTCTATTATCCACCTGAATGCAAGTGATCGGAATGTTGGAGGGTCGACGATGAACTCATCAGATACAATATTATCCTGTGCGTTCAGAATAAGAGGGAGGAGTAAAATTAGGAGTAAAATTCCTCTCATAGTTTATTTTCTCATTGAGAAAAGAATTTTAATAACAACAGCTGCTAGAATGACAAGCCACAGAAAGATCATAGGCACAAGTATAGGTGTCTCGACCTTATATCCCGTTAGCCTGACTTGTTGTTTTTGACTTTTTTTAGAACTTTCAAATTTAAAGAATGTGCCCAGTTGATGAAAAGCATCCTTCGTAAAAAGGTTTTGGGTTTTCCAAGCAAATCTGCCAGGCATATGGGTAGGATTCAATGCATTTTCTTTTGGATCGACTTCATATACTTCTTTATATGGAGTATATCTCTCTTCAAATCTTGGTTGCCAACGAGGACGCAAGACAGAGGAATACCTTCTCTGATATTTATCAATATATCTTGTTGACATTCTCGGAAATAAAGCTCCATATCTACCATAATATCTTATCACAGGTACCTCTCGATGTACACCTGCCCTATTGAATTCTCCAAGAGTTTTAGTTTCTGTCTGAACCTGATATTGATATTCTTGCTGAAAATACTTATTTTCATAAATAAATGTCGTTGGGGTCATTTTCACTTTCTTGGCTGTTATCTTGTTCTTATCTGTTAAATATATGAGGGGCTCGAAGTGCTTTAATCTTTTTCTTTGTATAGGTAAGAACATTCCTCCGACATAATCAGAAGTTACATATTCTGAAATTTTAGCATATAATGTATCTTCCGGGTTTATCATTCTCCTGAACTTCAAAAGAAATAAATCTTTTTGGAATGATACATTCTGATCAGTAATACCTGACAAAACATATGATCCGTCTTTTACCTGAACAATTTTAGCAAGTAATTTCTTTCCGGGTCCAATAAACTCATTATCAAATTCAATATCACCTTGGCTGTCCAGCTTCAGTATCCAGAAATTACTATTAAAATCACTTGAAAACACAGACTCCCCACAAATCATAAAACCATCATCCATTGTGCGAATTACAGACGTTGCAGTCTCAGCACCAAAACCACCAATTGTTCTCTCCCATTCAATATAACCTTCATTACTTAACTTAACTATCCAGGTATCAACCTTCTTCGTTTCAACATCGATCATGTCCCCCCAAAATGTATATCCTCCATCCTCTGTCTGGAAAAGTTCAACGATAATATCGTCACTAGTCCCACCAAAAGATCTATCCCATTCGAACTCTCCCTTTTCACCAAGCTTTAATATCCAAAAGTCTGAGTTTCGTGTTACATCCACGGTTCTTGTTCCGCATAAAGTATATCCATTTGCTGGTTTAACAATTGAATTAACCGCATCATTGTGTATACCCCCGTAGGTAGTTTCCCATATCAATTCGCCATCGCTATTACATTGAACAACCCAGGCATCATCCTTCTGTGAATTATTTTTGTTCTTCTTCCCGGCAACTACAAATCCGTTATTCGGAGCATTACATATCGAATAAAAGCCATCATCATCGCCCCCTTTATAGGTCTTGTCCCACACTAGAATTCCCCTGGAATCCAATTTTACCACCCAGGAATATGAAGAATTATCCTTTTGATCTTTTTGAGTTCCACATATCAAGTAACTCTTATCTTTTAGTTGTAAACATGAATATGGATATTCATTCATGGAACTGTTGCCAATGACATTATACCATTCAATATTCCCAAAATAATTGAATTTCATTACCCACCCGTCAATATTACTCTCGGACTCCAGCATTGTTCCGATCATAAAAAATCCATTATCTGATGTTGGAATCATATCACCTATTTTGTGGGAACCAAAATCCTCATAGAGCTTTTGCCAAAATATGTGAATATCTTGTGCATGCATAGGTGAACATATCATGCACGATAGCAGGAGTATTGTTAAGAGAACAATCGGAATCTTCATTCCTTCTGTAAATCGCCTATGGTCTTTGTATCCCGTGGGTCTGATAAAAATCCTCTATCGCCGTGATCAAATCTTCCTTCACAGTTACGATAGTTCGTATAATATCCCTTAATTTTGCTCTTGCGTGTTCATAGGTAAAATCCTCATGATCCTGCATCCTCTTTAACTCGATATAAAAATCGTTAAATACCCTCTTGACATCATTGTCAAAGAGAACTATATCAAACCCTATATAGGAAAAATCTGAAGCTACATCACTTTTGTCTATTACATCAATATATCGCTCGATGCTGACAAGTTCTGATACATTCTTCGGTTGTTTATGATCTTCAATTCTTTTGACCACCCCTCTGTTCATATCCATCTTATAAGCATAAATTTTTGAAATCCTTTTGATCTGAGGTATAAGAATTGTGTCGCCGTCAGGTAACGTAAATGTAGCTGGCATAATATTTCACCTTTTATATTTTATTAGCAAAATATAAAGTTTTTTTTAGTGTCTTGGTTTGTAAAGAAATTTTTGAAATATTATTTTTTATATTGACATATTAGCATGCATATTAGGGTTTACCAATATGCAAAATGTTGATGTTATAATACCTACACATAATTGTATTTTCATTAACGAAGCAATTAGAAGTGTACTTGATCAAGGCTATCATAATATCAATATATTCGTTGTTGATGACGGATCAACGGATAATACAAGAGAAAAAGTAAGTTTTTTTCTTTCTTCAAATCCTCAAAATATACATTACATATATCAAAAACAACAAGGACCTGCTGGAGCGAGAAATACGGGAATCAAAAAGAGTGCTGGAGAATATATCGCCTTTTTAGATGCTGATGATGTCTGGTTACCAGACAAAATAGAAAAACAACTCAAAATATTAAGCAGAGATACTGATATTGGTTTTGTCTATTGTGATAATTATTTCATTGATAAAAAAGGAAAGAAGATCAAAGATTATATAAGAAAAATTAAACTTGTTGAAGGTAATATTCTTCTTGACTTCTTTTTAGATTTTTTCCTTATCACTTCAGGTATTGTACTTAAAAGATCATGCTTGGAAAAAGTCGGGCTCTTTAATAAAAATCTCCAGGTTGGTGAAGATTTTGAATTCTTCTTGAGACTTGCAAAAGACTTCAAGGCAAGAGTAGTAAAGGAGAAACTCTTTCTCCGTAGAGTCTGGACTGAAAGCTTGAGCAAGAAAGACTATGAGTTG is part of the Candidatus Cloacimonadota bacterium genome and encodes:
- a CDS encoding glycosyltransferase family 2 protein; this translates as MQNVDVIIPTHNCIFINEAIRSVLDQGYHNINIFVVDDGSTDNTREKVSFFLSSNPQNIHYIYQKQQGPAGARNTGIKKSAGEYIAFLDADDVWLPDKIEKQLKILSRDTDIGFVYCDNYFIDKKGKKIKDYIRKIKLVEGNILLDFFLDFFLITSGIVLKRSCLEKVGLFNKNLQVGEDFEFFLRLAKDFKARVVKEKLFLRRVWTESLSKKDYELNRNTDILTLQTFVQQNEDFRKQNSSLINFRISQLYTNLGYAYLSHKQKIKALQAFFEAEKCKPKTFKLKYLLLCLLPIFLTKTIQRIIHEKS